A stretch of the Pseudomonas helvetica genome encodes the following:
- a CDS encoding class I SAM-dependent DNA methyltransferase yields the protein MSPAKIQDQSQVKWISDFIWNIADDRLRDVYVRGKYRDVILPFTVLRRLDAVLAFTKDAVLKQKKFLDIHNVAEQDGALRMAAGQAFYNVSEFTLAKLKASAAGQRLRDDFIDYLDGFSPNVQEILAKFNFRNQIQKLVDSHVLGYLIEDFLDPEVNLSPLPVKDADGRFKLPALDNHGMGTVFEELIRRFNEDNNLEAGEHYTPRDVVQLMAKLLFLPVADHIESSTYSLYDGSCGTGGMLTVAEEALQELAEEYGKEVSIHLFGQEISDETYAICKADLLLKGEGAEAENIVGGADKSTLSADQFRSREFDFMISNPPYGKSWKTDLERMGGKKEFNDPRFIVNHSGDPEFKLITRSSDGQLMFLVNKLQKMKHNTPLGSRIALVHNGSALFTGDAGQGESNIRRWMLEKDWLEAIIALPLNIFYNTGIATYIWVLANKKTEHRKGRVQLIDASKWFEPLRRNLGKKNCELSNTDIQRILGLYLGEPQDTPDCRWFDNTDFGYWKITVERPLRLKSQLRSDSIETLRFASGDEALRAEIYTTHGDKLYTEFGKLKPAIEAWLKGEDENEEDDDSEDDDSESKVAKKAVPSKRRKKLLDSATWLRDKGLIELALLAQNEIGQAVFDDHNEFRTRFEAVMKAHSKKLGAPEKKAIYKAVSWRDETAPPVIARRTKLKATDVVVANNDGRYLVGEDKYREVVEYESDTDLRDTEQVPLKELGGIGAFFAREVLPHAPDAWIAMDKTQIGYEISFARYFYEPIPLRTLDQIRADILKLEQQTEGLLHKIVGGA from the coding sequence ATGAGCCCCGCAAAAATTCAAGACCAAAGCCAAGTCAAATGGATTTCCGACTTCATCTGGAATATCGCCGATGATCGACTGCGCGATGTGTACGTGCGCGGCAAATATCGCGACGTCATCCTCCCATTCACAGTACTGCGGCGACTAGATGCCGTGCTGGCTTTCACCAAGGACGCAGTTCTTAAGCAAAAGAAATTCCTCGACATCCACAACGTCGCCGAGCAAGACGGCGCGCTGCGCATGGCAGCCGGGCAGGCTTTCTACAACGTCTCCGAGTTCACGCTGGCCAAGTTGAAAGCTAGCGCGGCAGGGCAGCGGCTTCGCGATGACTTCATCGATTACCTGGACGGGTTCTCGCCCAACGTGCAGGAGATCCTCGCCAAGTTCAACTTCCGCAATCAGATCCAAAAGCTCGTGGACTCTCACGTGCTCGGCTATTTGATCGAGGACTTCCTTGATCCCGAGGTCAACCTTTCGCCATTACCAGTCAAAGATGCTGATGGGCGCTTCAAGCTCCCGGCGTTGGACAACCACGGCATGGGTACTGTGTTTGAGGAGTTGATCCGCCGCTTCAACGAAGACAACAATCTTGAAGCCGGTGAGCACTACACACCACGCGACGTGGTGCAACTCATGGCGAAGCTGCTGTTTCTGCCGGTGGCCGACCATATCGAATCCAGCACCTACTCACTTTACGATGGCAGCTGCGGTACAGGCGGTATGTTGACCGTTGCCGAAGAAGCTTTGCAGGAGCTGGCAGAGGAATACGGCAAGGAAGTGTCTATTCACCTATTTGGTCAGGAAATCAGCGACGAAACCTACGCTATCTGCAAGGCCGACTTGCTTCTGAAAGGTGAGGGCGCAGAGGCCGAGAACATCGTCGGTGGCGCGGACAAATCCACCCTGTCCGCCGACCAGTTCCGCAGTCGCGAGTTCGACTTCATGATCTCCAACCCGCCGTATGGCAAGAGTTGGAAGACTGACCTAGAGCGGATGGGTGGCAAGAAGGAATTCAACGACCCGCGCTTCATCGTCAACCATAGCGGAGATCCTGAGTTCAAGCTCATCACCCGATCGAGCGACGGCCAGCTCATGTTCTTGGTGAACAAGCTACAGAAGATGAAGCACAACACGCCATTGGGCAGCCGTATCGCCCTTGTCCACAATGGGTCTGCACTGTTCACGGGCGATGCAGGTCAGGGCGAAAGCAATATCCGCCGCTGGATGCTGGAAAAAGATTGGCTGGAAGCCATCATCGCGCTACCCCTCAACATTTTCTACAACACTGGCATCGCCACCTATATCTGGGTGTTGGCCAACAAGAAAACCGAGCATCGTAAGGGCCGTGTGCAGCTGATTGACGCCAGCAAGTGGTTCGAGCCGCTGCGCCGCAATCTTGGCAAGAAGAATTGCGAACTCTCCAATACCGACATCCAGCGCATCCTGGGCTTGTATCTCGGCGAGCCTCAGGACACCCCGGATTGCAGGTGGTTTGACAATACCGACTTCGGCTACTGGAAGATCACGGTTGAACGCCCGCTGCGCCTCAAGAGCCAACTCCGTTCAGACAGCATAGAAACCCTGCGCTTTGCATCGGGTGATGAAGCCCTTCGCGCCGAAATCTACACCACGCATGGCGACAAACTTTACACCGAATTCGGCAAGCTCAAGCCAGCCATCGAGGCGTGGTTGAAAGGAGAAGACGAAAACGAAGAAGACGACGACAGCGAAGATGATGACAGTGAAAGCAAAGTAGCCAAGAAGGCTGTACCGTCAAAGCGCCGCAAGAAATTGCTCGACTCGGCGACCTGGTTGCGTGACAAGGGGCTAATCGAGCTGGCCTTGCTGGCGCAAAACGAAATCGGGCAGGCCGTATTCGATGATCACAACGAGTTCCGCACCCGCTTCGAAGCCGTAATGAAAGCGCACAGCAAGAAGCTGGGCGCGCCTGAGAAAAAAGCTATTTACAAGGCTGTGAGCTGGCGAGACGAAACCGCACCTCCTGTTATTGCCAGACGCACAAAACTAAAAGCTACTGATGTCGTTGTGGCGAATAATGATGGCCGTTACCTGGTAGGGGAAGACAAGTACCGCGAGGTTGTCGAATACGAGTCCGACACCGACTTGCGCGATACCGAGCAGGTGCCTCTCAAGGAGCTAGGCGGCATCGGTGCGTTCTTCGCGCGGGAGGTGCTACCGCACGCACCTGATGCCTGGATTGCGATGGACAAGACTCAGATCGGCTATGAAATTTCGTTTGCCCGCTACTTTTATGAGCCGATCCCGCTGCGCACGCTGGATCAGATTCGCGCTGACATCCTCAAGCTAGAGCAGCAGACAGAGGGCTTACTGCACAAGATTGTGGGAGGCGCGTAA
- a CDS encoding DUF262 domain-containing HNH endonuclease family protein, which yields MKSETLTVRQIFQDRRQYCVPFYQRAYVWTQRNQWAALWQDIQEKANARVLGMNITPHFLGAVVLEPQAKHGLMGVDTLHIIDGQQRLTTLQYILASLLLALRATDMQVFEPSVIACMQNTNEETMRNPQMERFKLWPTFRDRPHFEKSLAIKRLEDFREEFSAHFTQHGTLRKHYDHPPSLAAIWFFTTEFSQWIRSGDGQEPSYAEALIMAVLQDLKLVSISLEAEDDAQVIFETLNGRGAELHATDLIRNYIFMRADHDGVDAGALYNTQWLPFESDYWSTKQRRGRINKPRLEWLIHSTLQAEMGSEIDLSRLYNEYRRYAAASTPPKTADRQLVTLNQYAEHYRDLIGMSGSSPIARLGCRIAAYDVTTLHPLTLLISIAEITDSEKTRMFNDLVSYVVRRAVCGLTPKNYNNVFLAVLRHLTKAGISSEELRNYLCTLKGDASRWPENSEFRNACICSPLYPGRLDAAKTRSLLTELEGALRLSVKSEEPGLPDLSNLDIDHIMPRSWHSNWPLNDGSTAANNDEADIEIILRSGGSLSLRQQLIRERYDTIPTLGNLTLLNLSVNRSAQHCDFLVKRDKLIANTSLRLNIPLIAKLKWDELEISARGELLADVALRIWPKDE from the coding sequence ATGAAATCCGAAACACTCACCGTGCGCCAAATTTTCCAAGACCGGCGCCAATACTGTGTTCCCTTCTACCAGCGAGCATATGTGTGGACTCAGCGGAACCAATGGGCCGCCCTGTGGCAGGACATTCAAGAGAAAGCCAATGCCCGCGTGCTGGGAATGAACATCACGCCGCATTTTTTGGGTGCCGTTGTCCTGGAGCCTCAAGCTAAACATGGGCTGATGGGGGTCGACACCTTGCACATCATCGACGGCCAACAACGCTTGACGACGCTCCAATACATTCTGGCCTCCCTGCTGCTCGCCCTGCGCGCAACCGACATGCAAGTTTTTGAGCCAAGCGTCATCGCCTGCATGCAAAACACCAACGAAGAAACCATGCGCAATCCGCAGATGGAGCGCTTCAAGCTGTGGCCCACATTTCGGGATCGCCCACACTTCGAAAAGAGCCTAGCAATCAAGCGCCTAGAAGATTTCCGCGAAGAGTTTTCAGCGCACTTCACTCAGCATGGCACCCTGCGTAAACACTATGATCATCCGCCATCACTGGCTGCCATCTGGTTCTTTACCACGGAGTTCAGCCAGTGGATCCGTTCTGGAGACGGTCAAGAACCGAGTTACGCCGAAGCACTCATCATGGCAGTCCTGCAAGATCTAAAACTGGTCAGCATTTCACTGGAAGCCGAGGACGACGCCCAGGTTATCTTTGAGACCCTCAACGGCCGAGGGGCCGAATTGCACGCGACCGATTTAATCCGCAACTATATCTTCATGCGTGCAGATCACGACGGCGTGGATGCAGGGGCGCTCTACAACACTCAATGGTTGCCCTTCGAATCAGACTACTGGTCGACCAAACAGCGACGCGGCCGCATCAATAAGCCACGGCTGGAATGGTTGATTCACTCGACCCTTCAGGCCGAGATGGGTAGCGAGATTGACCTGTCCCGTTTGTACAACGAATACAGACGTTACGCTGCCGCTAGCACTCCACCCAAAACGGCAGATCGGCAGCTGGTGACCTTAAACCAATATGCTGAGCACTATCGCGATTTGATAGGCATGTCAGGCTCTTCACCTATCGCTCGTCTAGGCTGCCGAATTGCTGCCTATGATGTCACCACGCTACACCCACTGACTTTGCTAATTTCAATAGCTGAGATCACCGATTCAGAAAAGACACGAATGTTCAATGACCTAGTGTCCTACGTTGTGCGCCGGGCGGTATGCGGCCTTACCCCGAAGAACTACAACAACGTGTTTTTGGCTGTTCTACGTCATTTGACGAAGGCGGGCATATCGAGCGAGGAGCTAAGAAATTACCTTTGTACACTCAAAGGAGATGCTTCCCGCTGGCCCGAAAACTCAGAATTTCGCAATGCGTGCATCTGCTCCCCACTTTACCCCGGCCGACTTGATGCGGCCAAAACGCGCTCGTTACTGACCGAGCTAGAGGGAGCGTTACGACTATCTGTCAAGAGTGAGGAGCCCGGGCTCCCTGATCTATCAAACCTCGATATCGATCACATAATGCCACGAAGCTGGCACTCCAACTGGCCCCTAAATGACGGCAGTACAGCTGCGAATAACGATGAAGCAGATATTGAAATTATCTTGCGCTCTGGAGGCTCACTGAGCCTCAGGCAGCAACTTATTCGTGAGCGTTACGACACTATTCCAACCTTGGGCAACCTAACCCTACTGAATCTGAGTGTGAATCGGTCAGCGCAACACTGCGACTTTCTAGTTAAGCGTGACAAGCTAATTGCGAACACGAGCCTTCGTCTCAACATCCCGTTGATTGCGAAACTGAAGTGGGACGAACTAGAAATTTCAGCGCGAGGCGAATTGCTCGCCGATGTTGCACTGAGGATTTGGCCGAAAGATGAATGA
- a CDS encoding Bro-N domain-containing protein, with protein MTTRVLPHVFPSLTDDVAEPITSTLFTRHNIHLHALLLENQAWFYARDIGRLMGKYLDERMSRKLDADQRRMLLVQAHGTAEERLMLSESGVYALLVYHYCPEYRSLREWLTHQVVPTLRDARPLRAVERPTLSVLDWPQMQLSLLHWQDEPWIRLRDMPCILLTQQQTSWWRKASRVFKVF; from the coding sequence ATGACGACTCGAGTCTTACCCCATGTTTTTCCCTCGTTAACAGATGACGTAGCGGAGCCCATCACCTCCACCCTCTTCACCCGCCACAACATCCACCTCCATGCCCTGCTCTTGGAAAACCAAGCCTGGTTTTACGCACGCGATATTGGGCGGTTGATGGGCAAATACCTGGACGAACGCATGTCCCGAAAGCTCGATGCGGATCAACGGCGAATGCTGCTTGTGCAAGCCCATGGCACTGCAGAAGAGCGGTTGATGCTCAGTGAGTCCGGTGTGTATGCGTTGCTGGTCTATCACTATTGCCCGGAGTACCGTTCGCTACGCGAATGGCTGACCCATCAGGTGGTGCCGACGTTAAGGGATGCGCGGCCGTTGCGGGCGGTGGAGCGGCCGACGTTAAGCGTGTTGGATTGGCCGCAGATGCAGTTGAGTCTGTTGCATTGGCAGGATGAACCGTGGATTCGGTTGCGGGATATGCCTTGCATCCTACTGACTCAGCAGCAAACGTCTTGGTGGCGGAAGGCTTCGCGGGTGTTCAAAGTTTTTTAG
- a CDS encoding HNH endonuclease, with the protein MDTGKKQPGWTDEELTASVDAYLKILALEDDGQTINKSLEHQILQNGALINRSTKAVDYRLQNISFLFVELGLKPTNCYPSKPNIGSGIAARVEKILASKGLINLDDYLPTDDEETLNRRTAKLREQNLIGEPEGIEKPKKMVSTTTSYARSPRIKAWILDNAKGICEGCDQPGPFVQTDGTRFLEVHHVKHLANRGSDRRSNAVALCPNCHKRCHHSAEKDDFTSMLYDKVNRLKRED; encoded by the coding sequence ATGGACACTGGAAAGAAACAACCTGGTTGGACTGACGAGGAGCTAACAGCCTCGGTCGATGCCTACCTTAAAATTCTCGCACTCGAAGATGATGGGCAAACCATCAACAAATCGCTCGAACACCAAATTTTGCAGAACGGTGCACTGATCAACCGCAGTACCAAAGCCGTTGATTATCGGCTGCAGAACATATCGTTTTTGTTTGTTGAGCTTGGCCTGAAACCTACTAATTGCTACCCATCCAAGCCAAATATCGGCTCAGGGATTGCCGCACGCGTTGAAAAGATTCTTGCTTCAAAAGGCTTAATCAACCTCGATGACTATTTGCCTACAGATGACGAAGAGACCCTGAACCGTCGTACTGCAAAGCTTCGAGAACAAAACCTCATAGGCGAGCCAGAAGGCATTGAGAAGCCAAAAAAGATGGTGAGCACTACCACCTCGTATGCGCGCTCCCCTCGGATAAAAGCGTGGATTTTGGATAACGCAAAAGGCATTTGTGAAGGCTGCGACCAGCCAGGGCCATTCGTACAGACAGACGGAACTCGCTTTCTTGAAGTCCACCATGTAAAGCATTTGGCCAATCGAGGATCGGATCGTCGGAGTAATGCCGTTGCTCTTTGCCCTAATTGCCATAAGCGTTGCCACCACTCCGCCGAGAAGGATGACTTCACCTCGATGCTGTACGACAAAGTGAATCGGTTAAAGCGGGAGGACTGA